The genomic DNA tttaattattgTGGCAGTAGTATGCCAACATATGTTACGTTGAcataattttgcagtgtagacatgccctaagagtATTAATTTCTAACAAATCCCCACTCAGGCTGGAAACGGTACAAACCACCATTTTTGTTCTTAACCTCATGTAacaaatgtttgatttttctcaTAAAAGTAAATGGACTTGACTGAACTCAAGCTTTATTCTTTATACTCTCTTCTTTAGGGTGCCATGACTCCTGGAATTCCAATTTTTAGCCCAATGATGCCCTATGGCACTGGATTGACACCACAGCCGGTCCAAAGCAGCAACAGTCTATCTATtctggaggagcagcagaggcagcagcagcaagcagcacaACAGTCCACATCACAGCAAGCAACACAGGGAACATCCAGTCAAACGCCGCAGCTCTTCCATTCACAGACTCTTACTACAGCTCCTTTACCAGGAACCACGCCACTCTATCCCTCTCCAATGACTCCTATGACCCCAATAACGCCTGCAACACCTGCATCTGAGAGCTCCGGGATTGTGCCACAGCTGCAGTGAGTGTACTtggtatatttttattatacaatCTCTCCCACCCATACAGGGAGCCTTTTAAAGATTTAGTGACTTAAATGATTTAAAACTTCTGTTAATGTGGCAGTTCAGTAGTAGAAGTGGGACTTCTTGCTGATCTTTGTAAGCCATAGATCTAATATGCACTCTGTTGGGCTGTTTAATGTCATCCTATGTCATCATGTGGTAGCTTTATAATACTATAACTGTTTTTGGCTATATGCAGTTTCAAAAGTCCAACAAACTTGTAGTGAAATGTAATCCGCACTGATAATCTAATATGTCACAATACATATAACCTTTAAATATATTCTCAGCTGTAACCTATTGAAATGCTTGCATATCgtgactgtttttaaaataacctcTGTTTCCTGGTTATACTAGTTTATTAATGAGAGGcttattaaaattgaaaatataaATCTACAGTGGAAAGGgaattaaaaggggaaaaaactctgTTAGTCAACTATAGATGGAATTGTCCCTAGTATCTTGTCTTGTTTTCTAGTTGACTACTGCATATGAGGTTATGTTCAGGGGAGAAAAATATAGAATTAGTTCAAGGTATTGGGtctgaaaatctttttcactgtACTTTGCAATAAAGGGAAAACACTAAAGTCTTTATTTTATGGCAACTTATAGAAAAAGTGCCAGTGGGCATTTTGTACTCAAAACAACCTTATTTTTGAGTACAGATGACATTCTCAATGCTGTGATATAAATTCAACTTGCCTCTCTAAATTTAACAAAAATCCTTTGTTTTTAACTGTTGAGAAAAAAAGAGAACCTTGTGATACCTGGGGAAATTGAGAGAACTTTAATATACATCAATTTGATCATTGCTACCACCTCTGTAAAATAATCCTTGGTGTAACTTCATCACAGTCAATAGTGTTAAACCATAGATGTATCTGACCCAGTCATACATGCTTGAACAGCAAAATCTCAGTATCAAGTCATGtacagttcttctttgagtgcttgctcatattgattccaattaggggtgcgcgcgctgcgtgcacatttgtcggaagatttttaccctagcaacactcggtgggtcgactgggtcgctccctggagtggcgccgttatggcgccGGATGTATAcacctgccgacccaacggcccttcagttccttcttaccgcccgtgtcggtcgttggaactgtggaacgcggctttgctgatctccatgTCCCTAGCTTCTtgtagttctttgctgtttgttgttgtatagttcgagttcttgtagttatagttagtgttagTACTTCTATTcctagttagtgtatatagtttaagggggGATCAGGGTTAGCCCTTTTCCTCCACCCCAGTGCGGGCCCATACCCAAGGCAccaggattcaaaccgtgcttggcgtgccagaagccgatgccaataggggatctccacgactcctgcctcaagtgcatAGGGGAATCCCATCTTACCaataagtgccgcatctgcaagtcgtTTAAACCAAGGACAAAGAAGGACAGGGACTTTcgattgaaacagctcctcatggagtcggcacttagtcctgcagcgtcGGTACCGAGCACCCAACAGACTGCCTCAGTAAGGAGTGCCCCTTCGGCCCCGGACCACTCCAGTACCGAGAAGGAGCCCCGGCACCGACCCTTACCGGCACCGACatctgctcggcaccgctccctgtccctgagacccaggaagcaacatagcattccagctgcttcagctccacagaaggagCGCTCTTCGAAGACCGTTCGTCCGGCACCATCATCTGTGCCGACTGCAGCTCTACCAAGcgtggcaccgtcgattccggtcccacaagggctgttGAGTCCGGTGtctgacagctccccggctcatgcagtggttgagcttgccctcccttctacaccggagaccttctccacagcaAGGCAGCTCATCGCCATGACGGAGTCGACACGGCCTCAACCCCCCGCACTGCTGGTGTGGGTCATACAATCCATCGGGAAAACGGCCNTTACGCCCAGGGGTTAGCATCCcctcaggtaaaaaaaaacaaattattttaaatttactcGTGAGATGAATTTCTTTATAAAAGAGATTTCAGTGTCTTGAGTAACAATATGGATGCATATGGATATGAAAGATTGTTTAGAATCTAGCAATATTAATGTGCTTATTTGCTAGAGAAGGATCTAATATTTGTTGCTTTTGGAACTACTTTATGATAACAGGGACTAGGATAAAAAGTAGTTAGTTGTAATCTCTGGAGTATTCCTCCATTTCACCTTCAAAcatgtaaattattattttttttgttttaaattaaactacAATTTCATTGCAATTGGGTGTTTAACAGTATTCTCATTTTTCAGATGTTGAAATACAATTGTTCTACAAATACCAAATTTTCTTGTGAGAATTGTTTATCTAAAACAGAAGAATATTAATaggacactaaaaaaaaaattcagctgacaattaactaattaaaaaaagtCCACTTTGTGGTAAAGCCCTCTTTCATGTGTACTCACAAAAGAGAAAATGCTTCAGCGTTTTTCTATTGCCCTGTTAATGTTTATAAGGATCTCTTCAGTATGGAAGAAACATTAATTCTTGATGTAATTCCATCGACTTTAATGTAAACATGTTATGTAGTGGAAAGGGTGACACTGATTATTCGGATGCACAGTGTAagcaaattaattaaataaatatatttttgtaaactTAAGGTTTACGTTAATGGAGGTTTcagaaatatacaaatatatgtaATTCTCATTCTTTAATCTTTGTTTAGATTTAAGTAAAACAAATGTTAAGTCCATTTTAGTggtaaaatttgaaataattgagCCTGGAGTGCCCATCACCCCCAAATATCAGTGCAGTTGGCACCCCAATTAGTTTCTTTGCTCAGACAACTGAGCAGTAAATTGACATGAGCCTGAACTCCCTTTTAATTTCTGGAGGTTCTTTccaggtcacattttgaagcataCCTACAAGGTGATATGAGGAAGCTGCCACTGCTAATGCTGTGTCTCCTCTTTTTGTAAAAGGACAATTTCAGTCTTCAGGGCTTTTAAGTCGTTATTTTCCACAAGCACCAAATTCACtgggtttgtttccttttttaagagAGAGCTGTTAGATGTTAGCATATTCTTCAGGAAAACAAAGCTCCGGAGTATACACTGAAGAGAATAATCCTTCACTAGCTAGTGAAGAGGAGTACTGGACTGGACAAtttaatggaaataaaaatagttcTAAATACTGTGCAGTAAAATGAGCTTCTAAGGCCTGGCTTACACTACAGAATTAAGTTgacgcaaggcagcttatgttaaCCTAACTATGTAAGTGTCTACAGTAAAATTTCGTTCCTGCTGACGTAACTGCCCTGCTAggctgacttaataactccacctccatgagaggcatacaATCAACGTTGATGTAACTAggtcgatgcagtgtcagtgtagacactgtgttgcttacatcgactgttgctgcctttcagaagctgtcccataatgccccaCACTGATTGTACAATCAGTACGAGTGCTCTGGTGAGGATGctcactgctgacacaaggagtgtagtgtggacaagcaaaagtgatttaattattgTGGCAGTAGTATGCCAACATATGTTACGTTGAcataattttgcagtgtagacatgccctaagagtATTAATTTCTAACAAATCCCCACTCAGGCTGGAAACGGTACAAACCACCATTTTTGTTCTTAACCTCATGTAacaaatgtttgatttttctcaTAAAAGTAAATGGACTTGACTGAACTCAAGCTTTATTCTTTATACTCTCTTCTTTAGGGTGCCATGACTCCTGGAATTCCAATTTTTAGCCCAATGATGCCCTATGGCACTGGATTGACACCACAGCCGGTCCAAAGCAGCAACAGTCTATCTATtctggaggagcagcagaggcagcagcagcaagcagcacaACAGTCCACATCACAGCAAGCAACACAGGGAACATCCAGTCAAACGCCGCAGCTCTTCCATTCACAGACTCTTACTACAGCTCCTTTACCAGGAACCACGCCACTCTATCCCTCTCCAATGACTCCTATGACCCCAATAACGCCTGCAACACCTGCATCTGAGAGCTCCGGGATTGTGCCACAGCTGCAGTGAGTGTACTtggtatatttttattatacaatCTCTCCCACCCATACAGGGAGCCTTTTAAAGATTTAGTGACTTAAATGATTTAAAACTTCTGTTAATGTGGCAGTTCAGTAGTAGAAGTGGGACTTCTTGCTGATCTTTGTAAGCCATAGATCTAATATGCACTCTGTTGGGCTGTTTAATGTCATCCTATGTCATCATGTGGTAGCTTTATAATACTATAACTGTTTTTGGCTATATGCAGTTTCAAAAGTCCAACAAACTTGTAGTGAAATGTAATCCGCACTGATAATCTAATATGTCACAATACATATAACCTTTAAANNNNNNNNNNNNNNNNNNNNNNNNNNNNNNNNNNNNNNNNNNNNNNNNNNNNNNNNNNNNNNNNNNNNNNNNNNNNNNNNNNNNNNNNNNNNNNNNNNNNTCCCTGCCATTCTGCCGGACTCATAAAACAGACTTCGGCAagcttcaccatccggacctgcgTCTCTTCTCTCATAGCATGGTGCGCGTGTTGAGCAGTCTGAGTTGCGTTCTCGTGCCTCGCGGCCAAGAGCGGTGCTCTTGGGCATAGGCAAGCCTTCACTAAGATACATATCTGCTTAAGTGAAGCATTCTCGCCTAGTGCGCTTCAGCGTAACTCAGTCCAAGGCAGGTGTCCGTTCCCTACTTCCTGACCACCTCTGTCCCTGAAAAACAGGCCAGCAGCTCTTCCATAAAGATGCATCTGCAGcatctccgccttccacccaggggaaaatggcTGATCAAATCTTCTTCACCATAGTTCAGGTTCTAAGGGAATCTGGAACGttttgtaccctcaagtcaggATGCCCTACCCCTACGATCtcacctggtgctagccaagcttatggtgCTCCTGTTGAACCACTGATACCGCTCGCTGcttacctttcctggaagacagcctttctCATCGCTATTGCTTCGGCCAAGGCGAGTATCTGAGCTTGGGGCCCTGAcagcagacacccccccccccccgtatacGGTTATTCCTAAGGACAAAGTACAGCGTTGACCACACCCCCTCCTTCCTCGCTAAGTTTGATGGTCCGCCTTCAGTCAGAAGACATCTTCCTCCCCGTCTTTTTCCCAAGCCGCACCCATCGCGTCGTGGGAACAACACGCAACCCTAGACATTGCGGCTCTCGCCTTTATATAGAGAGAACAAAACCCTTACCGAAGGTCAACTCAGCTCTTTTTTAGCTGTGGCAGACTAGATTGAAAGCCTACCGGTTCATCCCAACTTAATTTCACTCATGCGTAACATCCTGCATCCGTCCATGCTATGATTTGCTCAGCGTTCCGCTACCACCTCCACTGCCCCATTCTACTTGGCTCatcttcatctgctgccttcctgacCATGTTCCCATCAGAAGTatgtcgggcagctacctggGTTGCATCGATTCACGCCTTTGCCTCACATTATGCATTGGCTTCAAACGTTCAGAGATGATGTGCATTTGGCTCAACAGTTCTGCATTCTTGCAACATCTTCACTCCGACCCACGCCTGTAAGCTTGGGATCACTAATTGAATCTATATGAGCAggcactcgaagaaaagacggttactacctttgtaactgttgttctcgagATGTGTGCTTCaatccattccaaaacccgccctccttccacTCCTGTCGGAGTAGCTGaccaagaagaaactgaaggccATTGGGTCAGCAGGCGGTATAATCCacccataacggcgccactcccgGGGGTGACCCAGCGCGATGCCCACTGATTGTAAGGGCTAAAAATCTTTCCGACCGAATGTGGACGCAGCACCCACACACGCTAATTGGAATGATATGCAGCAACACATCTCCGAAGACAACAGTTACGAAAGAGTGTAAcgtcttgttaaaaaaaaaaaaaaaaaaaaaaaaaagacgataGAGATCCCAGGAATCCTTCATTAAATCTAACCTTACCAATTAATCTCTCTAACTTGTCTTCAGGAATATTGTTTCCACTGTGAATCTTGGTTGCAAACTTGACCTAAAAACTATTGCGCTTCGAGCCCGAAATGCTGAATACAATCCCAAGGTAAGAGAGATGTATTAGATTTGAATGGGGGACAGACTTTTCACTGAATCAATGAAACAAGTCTTAAGTGTAGTCTACACTTAAACTTTGCTCATagagctatactggcaaaacctACCTATTGTTGATGTTTATATGAGAAAAAAGACCTAAAAAGAGCTTGCCAGTAGAGCTTATATTGGTTCAGGAAGTGAAATAAGTTGTActggaaaaagtgtttttatCCTGATATATCTGTGACTACAGTggggcttttgctggtatagaaacatcgccaaaaaaaaaaattttcacacccctaaccaaTATTGCTAGATTGGCAAAAGCTTCTTGTGTAGACTTGTCAGTAGTAGTTTAAACAGGGAATCGTGTGCTTCCTGCTCTCAGGGACTCCTCTGTCTCCACCCCCTACTTCTTTATCATGTCCATCCTCATGTGTAATTGTAGAATCAAATGTATTTGTTTCCATTGTGGGTCTGTGTAGTTCAAAGCCAAGAGCCATGACTTTTTAAAGCGTTTACACTAGCAGTTCTCAACTTGTGGGAATCAGTGCTGGCTCagacttgctgggacctggggccaaagcccaagccccactacccGGGAcagaagctgaagcctgagccccaccactcagggTTGAAGCTAGAGTCtgagggtttcagccctgggtggcagagctcaggttacaggccccctgcctggggctgacgcCCGGAGTGGTGGGTCTTGGGCTTCAGTCCCCCTCCTTGGGTCgtgtaatttttgttgccataatggggtcatggtgcaatgaagtttgagaacccctgctctacactgtGAATTAACAATTTTTGAACACAGTTGTTAACATGGCTGGAAGCTTcactcctcttctcttctctttttggtTCCATGATATTCAACTGAGATTTGCATTATAGTAGCAGTCAAAGGACCAAATCAGGGCTCCATGGCGCTCAGTGCTATGCAAACCCATAAGAAGACAGGTGTGTcagtttcagggcaactgcacctgtattccccacTCCATGGTCCACCAAAGGCACTGATTTACAGGTTTCCAGTGCCCATCCATCAGGCCTCCTGGGCGGAGACGCACATCTCACTGCATTCTGACAAGggtttttaaggctgcacagctccctgatttacactgatatctcagcaagccagtctgcctataTACAAGTACTGGCCTTTTTGCTGTCTCTTTGATGGGTATGACCAATGCATTGCCTGCAGTTATAATTTGCCACACAGCTCCTACTATGctagcacatttattcttaaagaaaaagcatTTACATAGAAAACGTATTATAACAATAAAAGAACTAAAatacatgctaaaaagcttaccagaggttaGCCAGCTCTAACCTAGGGCTCTAGTATGTtttagtccttcaaaacccacgaCTGGGTTTTCCCCATGGTTATAAGTTCATCTGTCTTAGATCCTGAGCCAGAGAGCAGATCAGCTGTTCCTTATACAGATCAGGCCTTTGATACTGGCCTTTTGCAACAagtgatcagcagacaatggaCCCATTCCTCATGGCATAGCTTCAGAaagctgggtttttgcataactggcAGTGAGGAATTTGCAGTAACCCCTCTGGATTCCCTAGGAAATCCATTTAATGCTTATTGTCCATACTTGTCTGGCATATTTTCTGTAGTGTTTTGAACTCCCTGAtctcacatctgtcacatctTTTCCCGCAGAAAGGTTACATACAATTCCACCCCACATTAATGaataaacttaatacaataaggtCAATCCAGGATGTGTCAGGAAATTGCTGTATCTGTTACAACAgggtccctgctctgaaggccttgtcttcactagtaTGAGGCAGGGAGGGTGTCTAAAAATGTGTATTAGCTAatacacaagaatggccatactagatcagaccattcttccatctagcccagtattttgtcttccaacagtggccagtgccagatgctttggaggaaatgaacagaatagggcaattatcagGTGACCttttccctgtcatccagtcccagcttctggcagtNNNNNNNNNNNNNNNNNNNNNNNNNNNNNNNNNNNNNNNNNNNNNNNNNNNNNNNNNNNN from Chelonoidis abingdonii isolate Lonesome George chromosome 3, CheloAbing_2.0, whole genome shotgun sequence includes the following:
- the TBP gene encoding TATA-box-binding protein, producing the protein MDQNNSLPPYAQGLASPQGAMTPGIPIFSPMMPYGTGLTPQPVQSSNSLSILEEQQRQQQQAAQQSTSQQATQGTSSQTSNSLSILEEQQRQQQQAAQQSTSQQATQGTSSQTPQLFHSQTLTTAPLPGTTPLYPSPMTPMTPITPATPASESSGIVPQLQNIVSTVNLGCKLDLKTIALRARNAEYNPKRFAAVIMRIREPRTTALIFSSGKMVCTGAKSEEQSRLAARKYARVVQKLGFPAKFLDFKIQNMVGSCDVKFPIRLEGLVLTHQQFSSYEPELFPGLIYRMIKPRIVLLIFVSGKVVLTGAKVRAEIYEAFENIYPILKGFRKTT